In Paraburkholderia youngii, the genomic stretch CGCGGGGGGGTGCCGGCTGATGTGCGCGTGGGACACGCAGCCCGAAACGGTCGAGCGTTTCGCCGCCGACGTGCGCGACTTGTGCGTCGCGTGATCGAGGACGCGTGATGATGCCGGAACCTGAGCGAGCACCGGCGCCTCGACGCACCAGTCGGCACACACGCAAAGCCACTCCACTACGACCCGCCAAAAAACACGAAACAACGAGACGTCCCCCGCCATGACCGAGTACCGATTCTGTCCCCGCTGCGCGAAGCCTCTGACCGAACGCACCGACCCCGAGCACGACGGTGGCCGCGTCCGTCAGATCTGTCCCGACACCGAGTGCGGCTACGTTCATTGGAATAATCCGCTGCCGGTCGTCGCCGCGATCGTCGAGTACGAGGGCAAGATTCTGCTTGCGCGCAATGCCGCATGGCCCGAGGGGAGGTTCGCGCTCATCACCGGCTTCCTTGAAAACGGCGAGACACCGGAGCAGGGCATCGCGCGCGAAGTGATGGAGGAGACCTCGCTGCATACGGAGTCGGTCGAGCTGATCGGCGTGTACGAATTCATCCGCAAGAACGAGCTGATCATCGCGTATCACGTGAAGGCGCATGGGACGATCGCGCTGTCGCCCGAACTGCTCGAATACCGGCTCGTGGAGCCCGCGAAGCTGCGACCCTGGCGCGCGGGCACGGGGCAAGCGCTCGGCGAATGGATGCGGCGCCGCAATTTGCCGTTCGAATTCGTCGAGCGTCCGGGGCTGTGAAGCGCTGCGCCCACGGAGCCGCAACATTGGCCAGCACGCAGACAACGCAGAGAACATAGAAACAGCCCACAGCACAGCCATCGACGCATCACCGAATCGTTCATCCACGTCAATCAGCGGTCAATGAGCGCACGCTCAGGGAGAAGCAACGGCATGGCCTACATCTACTACCTGACCCATATTCATCTGGGCTACGACGCACTGTCGCAACTGTCGTCCGAGTGCGCGCGCATCGGCATCGAGCGGCCTCTGGTGATCAGCGACAAGGGCGTCGTCGCGGCCGGCATCGCGCGGCAGGCACTCGATGCGCTGAAGCTCGGCGACGTGCCGCTGTTCGACGACACGCCGTCGAATCCGACCGAGGAAAAGGTGCTCGCGGCGGCCCAGGTGTATCGCGACGAGCGCTGCGACGGGCTGATCGCGGTGGGTGGCGGTTCGTCGATCGATCTC encodes the following:
- a CDS encoding NUDIX domain-containing protein translates to MTEYRFCPRCAKPLTERTDPEHDGGRVRQICPDTECGYVHWNNPLPVVAAIVEYEGKILLARNAAWPEGRFALITGFLENGETPEQGIAREVMEETSLHTESVELIGVYEFIRKNELIIAYHVKAHGTIALSPELLEYRLVEPAKLRPWRAGTGQALGEWMRRRNLPFEFVERPGL